From Mus musculus strain C57BL/6J chromosome 8, GRCm38.p6 C57BL/6J, a single genomic window includes:
- the Pkd1l3 gene encoding polycystic kidney disease protein 1-like 3 isoform X1, whose translation MLLQRRSWLWLYIRIGVILGDILGRKPSIREQHGGNSCYQLNRLFCDFQEADNYCHAQRGRLAHTWNPKLRGFLKSFLNEETVWWVRGNLTLPGSHPGINQTGGDDVLRNQKPGECPSVVTHSNAVFSRWNLCIEKHHFICQAAAFPPQGASIWRNEFGPGPLLPMKRRGAETERHMIPGNGPPLAMCHQPAPPELFETLCFPIDPASSAPPKATHRMTITSLTGRPQVTSDTLASSSPPQGTSDTPASSSPPQVTSATSASSSPPQGTSDTPASSSPPQVTSATSASSSPPQGTSDTPASSSPPQVTSATSASSSPPQGTSDTPASSSPPQVTSATSASSSPPQGTSDTPASSSPPQGTLDTPSSSSPPQGTSDTPASSSPPQGTSETPASNSPPQGTSETPGFSSPPQVTTATLVSSSPPQVTSETPASSSPTQVTSETPASSSPTQVTSDTPASNSPPQGTSDTPGFSSPTQVTTATLVSSSPPQVTSDTPASSSPPQVTSDTPASSSPPQVTSETPASSSPPQVTSDTSASISPPQVISDTPASSSPPQVTSETPASSSPTNMTSDTPASSSPTNMTSDTPASSSPTNMTSDTPASSSPPWPVITEVTRPESTIPAGRSLANITSKAQEDSPLGVISTHPQMSFQSSTSQQALDETAGERVPTIPDFQAHSEFQKACAILQRLRDFLPTSPTSAQVSVANLLIDLSEQLLVLPFQKNNSWSSQTPAVSCPFQPLGRLTTTEKSSHQMAQQDMEQHPMDGAHNAFGISAGGSEIQSDIQLRSEFEVEDMLETSLMALGEIHRAFCQQSLCPQSAVTLASPSATLMLSSQNVSTLPLSTYTLGEPAPLTLGFPSAEALKELLNKHPGVNLQVTGLAFNPFKTLDDKNIVGSIGNVQLSSAYQSIRVHDLIEDIEIMLWRNASMETQPTSLNTSTDHFTISVNITSLEKTLIVTIEPESPLLMTLHLGFQDQLAHTHFYLNISLPRDQVWQKDEEYTWVLTPENLWYGTGTYYIMAVENKSTEAAQHTPVLVSVVTAVTQCYFWDRYNRTWKSDGCQVGPKSTILKTQCLCDHLTFFSSDFFIVPRTVDVENTIKLLLHVTNNPVGVSLLSSLLGFYILLAMWASRKDREDMQKVKVTVLADNDPSSASHYLIQVYTGYRRRAATTAKVVITLYGSEGHSEPHHLCDPEKTVFERGALDVFLLSTGSWLGDLHGLRLWHDNSGDSPSWYVSQVIVSDMTTRKKWHFQCNCWLAVDLGNCERDRVFTPASRSELSSFRHLFSSTIVEKFTQDYLWLSVATRHPWNQFTRVQRLSCCMALLLCDMVINIMFWKMGGTTAKRGTEQLGPLAVTLSELLVSIQTSIILFPIHLIFGRLFQLIHPPEALPQLPFIQAAWPPALVCESPSLTQVVKELKETVGFLLRRNTQLLSECEPSSCSSCDINKLAKLLSGLIYCHLEDEGCHQQTESHWEDAVSENHYHFCRYLLQLLRRLKAHLEALGATQDHQSCDFSEAVSQLQNLQELLETQTLRRGPGPCRHSTSFPILSPGEGKKPMSFCLFRWLKCSCWLLLGVISLASAFFITLYSLELDKDQATSWVISMMLSVLQDIFISQPIKVIFLTLLFSLMANHMPWLNKDKEQHARRIVALWAKCPWSAPGLRDKNNPIYTAPAMNNLAKPTRKAWKKQLSKLTGGTLVQILFLTLLMTTVYSAKDSSRFFLHRAIWKRFSHRFSEIKTVEDFYPWANGTLLPNLYGDYRGFITDGNSFLLGNVLIRQTRIPNDIFFPGSLHKQMKSPPQHQEDRENYGAGWVPPDTNITKVDSIWHYQNQESLGGYPIQGELATYSGGGYVVRLGRNHSAATRVLQHLEQRRWLDHCTKALFVEFTVFNANVNLLCAVTLILESSGVGTFLTSLQLDSLTSLQSSERGFAWIVSQVVYYLLVCYYAFIQGCRLKRQRLAFFTRKRNLLDTSIVLISFSILGLSMQSLSLLHKKMQQYHCDRDRFISFYEALRVNSAVTHLRGFLLLFATVRVWDLLRHHAQLQVINKTLSKAWDEVLGFILIIVVLLSSYAMTFNLLFGWSISDYQSFFRSIVTVVGLLMGTSKHKEVIALYPILGSLLVLSSIILMGLVIINLFVSAILIAFGKERKACEVSNQTGKCSDASNTANLQSSPSWWEDPNHKIIFIATSCHFATLMNHNINMFSDGRRRPR comes from the exons GAAATGGCCCCCCGTTAGCCATGTGTCACCAACCCGCTCCTCCTGAGCTT TTTGAGACATTGTGCTTTCCCATTGACCCAGCTTCTTCAGCACCTCCAAAAGCCACACACAGGATGACAATCACATCCCTAACTGGAAGGCCACAGGTGACATCAGACACACTTGCATCCAGCAGCCCACCACAGGGGACATCAGACACACCTGCATCCAGCAGCCCACCACAGGTGACATCAGCCACATCTGCATCTAGCAGCCCACCACAGGGGACATCAGACACACCTGCATCCAGCAGCCCACCACAGGTGACATCAGCCACATCTGCATCTAGCAGCCCACCACAGGGGACATCAGACACACCTGCATCCAGCAGCCCACCACAGGTGACATCAGCCACATCTGCATCTAGCAGCCCACCACAGGGGACATCAGACACACCTGCATCCAGCAGCCCACCACAGGTGACATCAGCCACATCTGCATCTAGCAGCCCACCACAGGGGACATCAGACACACCTGCATCCAGCAGCCCACCACAGGGGACATTAGACACACCTTCATCTAGCAGCCCACCACAGGGGACATCAGACACACCTGCATCCAGCAGCCCACCACAGGGGACATCAGAGACACCTGCATCCAACAGCCCACCACAGGGGACATCAGAGACACCTGGATTCAGCAGCCCACCACAGGTGACAACAGCCACACTTGTATCCAGCAGCCCACCACAGGTGACATCAGAGACACCTGCATCCAGCAGCCCAACACAGGTGACATCAGAGACACCTGCATCCAGCAGCCCAACACAGGTGACATCAGACACACCTGCATCCAATAGCCCACCACAGGGGACATCAGACACACCTGGATTCAGCAGCccaacacaggtgacaacagcCACACTTGTATCCAGCAGCCCACCACAGGTGACATCAGACACACCTGCATCCAGCAGCCCACCACAGGTGACATCAGACACACCTGCATCCAGCAGCCCACCACAGGTGACATCAGAGACACCTGCATCCAGCAGCCCACCACAGGTGACATCAGACACATCTGCATCCATCAGCCCACCACAGGTAATATCAGACACACCTGCATCCAGCAGCCCACCACAGGTGACATCAGAGACACCTGCATCCAGCAGCCCAACAAACATGACATCAGACACACCTGCATCCAGCAGCCCAACAAACATGACATCAGACACACCTGCATCCAGCAGCCCAACAAACATGACATCAGACACACCTGCATCCAGCAGCCCACCATGGCCTGTTATAACAGAGGTCACCAGGCCTGAATCCACAATACCTGCTGGAAGATCTTTGGCAAACATCACTTCAAAGGCACAGGAAGACTCTCCCCTGGGAGTCATCTCTACCCATCCACAGATGTCATTTCAGAGTTCAACCAGTCAG CAGGCCTTGGATGAGACAGCAGGGGAACGGGTCCCAACAATTCCTGATTTCCAAGCCCACAGTGAATTCCAGAAAGCTTGTGCCATCCTCCAGAGACTGAGAGACTTCCTGCCGACTTCTCCCACATCAGCTCAG GTCAGTGTGGCCAATTTACTCATTGACCTGAGTGAGCAGTTGCTGGTGCTCCCGTTTCAGAAGAACAACAGTTGGAGCTCTCAAACTCCAGCAGTCAGCTGCCCCTTCCAGCCTCTTGGACGTCTAACAACAACGGAAAAAAGCAGTCATCAGATGGCTCAGCAAGACATGGAACAG CACCCCATGGACGGAGCACACAATGCATTTGGGATCAGTGCAGGGGGATCGGAAATTCAAAGTGACATCCAGCTACggagtgagtttgag GTTGAAGACATGCTGGAGACATCCCTGATGGCCCTGGGGGAGATCCACAGAGCATTTTGCCAGCAGAGTCTGTGCCCTCAGTCAGCAGTGACCCTGGCCTCTCCCTCTGCTACTCTGATGTTGAGCAG CCAAAATGTGTCAACGTTGCCCCTGAGCACCTACACTTTGGGTGAGCCTGCACCCTTGACTTTGGGCTTCCCGTCAGCAGAAGCTCTGAAGGAGCTCTTGAACAAACACCCAGGCGTGAACCTTCAA GTGACAGGTCTGGCTTTCAACCCTTTTAAGACTTTGGATGACAAGAACATTGTTGGAAGCATTGGAAATGTGCAGCTGAGCTCTGCTTATCAGTCGATCAGAGTCCACGACTTAATAGAAGATATTGAG ATCATGCTCTGGAGAAATGCCAGCATGGAGACCCAGCCCACCAGCCTCAACACAAGTACAGACCATTTCACAATCTCTGTGAACATCACTTCCTTGGAGAAGACCCTCATTGTGACCATCGAGCCTGAAAGTCCCCTCCTAATGACGCTCCACTTGGGCTTCCAGGACCAGCTGGCCCACACTCACTTCTATCTCAACATCAGCCTGCCAAGGGACCAAGTGTGGCAGAAAG ATGAGGAGTACACGTGGGTGCTGACACCAGAGAACCTGTGGTACGGGACTGGCACCTACTACATAATGGCTGTGGAGAATAAAAGTACAGAGGCGGCACAGCACACACCCGTCCTGGTCTCAGTGGTCACAGCTGTCACCCAGTGCTATTTCTGGGACCGATACAATAGGACATGGAAGAGCGATGGATGCCAA GTGGGGCCGAAGAGCACCATTTTAAAGACACAGTGTCTCTGTGACCACCTGACCTTCTTCAGCAGCGACTTCTTCATCGTGCCGAGGACGGTGGATGTAGAAAACACCATCAAACTGCTTCTTCATGTGACCAACAACCCTGTCGGGGTGTCATTGCTGTCCAGCCTCCTAGGATTCTATATCCTCTTAGCCATGTGGGCTTCCAGAAAGGATCGAGAAGATATGCAGAAG GTGAAGGTAACAGTCCTGGCTGACAATGACCCCAGCTCTGCATCCCACTACCTTATCCAGGTCTACACTGGCTATCGGAGGAGGGCTGCTACCACCGCCAAG GTCGTTATCACTCTCTATGGCTCAGAGGGGCACAGTGAGCCCCACCACCTTTGTGACCCTGAGAAGACAGTTTTTGAGCGTGGAGCACTGgatgttttccttctttccaccGGATCCTGGCTGGGGGACCTGCATGGCCTTCGGCTGTGGCATGACAATTCTGGCGACAGCCCTTCTTG GTATGTAAGCCAGGTGATCGTCAGTGACATGACCACGAGGAAGAAATGGCATTTCCAGTGCAATTGTTGGCTGGCCGTGGACTTGGGCAACTGTGAGCGTGACAGGGTGTTCACACCAGCCTCCAGAAGCGAGCTCTCTTCCTTCAG ACACCTGTTCTCCTCCACAATCGTAGAAAAGTTCACCCAGGATTATCTGTGGCTCTCAGTTGCAACTCGACATCCCTGGAACCAGTTTACACGAGTCCAGAGGCTCTCCTGCTGCATGGCACTACTGCTCTGTGACATGGTCATCAATATTATGTTCTGGAAGATGGGTGGCACCACTGCCAAGAGGGGCACCGAACAAC TAGGTCCACTTGCTGTGACCTTGTCGGAGCTGCTCGTCAGCATCCAGACCTCCATCATCCTCTTCCCCATCCACCTCATCTTTGGGCGGCTCTTCCAGTTGATTCACCCACCAGAAGCTCTGCCCCAGCTTCCTTTCATCCAGGCTGCCTGGCCCCCTGCTCTTGTTTGTGAGTCCCCCTCTCTTACACAGGTGGTCAAG GAATTAAAGGAAACTGTGGGATTCCTGCTCAGGAGAAATACACAGCTGCTCTCGGAGTGTGAGCCGTCTTCGTGCAGTTCTTGTGACATTAACAAGCTGGCGAAGCTTTTATCCGGCCTCATTTACTGTCACTTAGAAGACGAAGGCTGTCACCAGCAGACAGAATCCCACTGGGAAGACG CAGTGTCTGAAAACCATTACCATTTCTGCCGCTACCTTCTCCAACTTCTGCGGAGACTGAAAGCGCATTTAGAGGCTCTTGGTGCTACCCAGGATCACCAGTCTTGTGATTTCTCAGAAGCAGTCAGCCAACTTCAAAACCTCCAGGAACTCCTGGAGACACAGACTCTCCGCAGAGGGCCAGGGCCATGCAG GCATTCCACCAGTTTCCCCATCCTCAGCCCAGGAGAAGGGAAGAAGCCCATGTCATTTTGCCTGTTCAGATGGTTGAAGTGCAGCTGCTGGCTCCTTCTTGGTGTCATCAGCCTGGCCTCGGCCTTTTTTATAACGCTCTATAGCTTGGAGTTGGACAAAGACCAAGCCACCAGCTGGGTTATTTCAATGATGCTGTCGGTACTACAAGACATCTTTATCAGCCAGCCGATAAAG GTCATCTTCCTGACATTGTTGTTCTCCCTGATGGCAAACCACATGCCGTGGCTTAACAAAGACAAGGAACAACACGCCCGGAGAATCGTAGCACTTTGGG CAAAGTGTCCTTGGTCGGCACCTGGCTTGAGAGACAAGAACAATCCCATCTACACTGCCCCAGCAATGAACAACCTAGCCAAGCCTACAAGGAAGGCCTGGAAGAAGCAGCTCTCCAAGCTGACGGGTGGTACTCTGG TGCAAATCCTCTTCCTGACCCTGCTGATGACTACCGTCTATTCTGCAAAGGACTCTAGTCGATTTTTCCTCCATCGAGCTATCTGGAAGAGGTTTTCTCACCGTTTCTCAGAAATCAAAACTGTAGAGGATTTCTACCCCTGGGCCAACGGCACCCTCCTTCCTAACCTATATGGGGATTACAGAG GATTTATTACTGACGGGAACTCCTTTCTTCTGGGCAATGTTTTGATCCGCCAGACTCGCATTCCTAATGACATATTCTTCCCAGGATCTCTCCACAAGCAAATGAAGTCGCCTCCCCAACATCAGGAGGACAGAGAGAACTATGGGGCTGGCTGGGTCCCCCCTGACACAAACATCACAAAAGTAGACAGTATTTGGCATTATCAGAATCAGGAGTCGCTGGGAGGCTATCCCATCCAAGGGGAGCTAGCCACTTACTCAGGAGGAGGCTATGTTGTGAGGCTTGGAAGAAACCACAGTGCGGCAACCAG GGTTCTGCAGCATCTGGAACAGAGGCGCTGGCTGGACCACTGCACAAAAGCCCTCTTTGTAGAATTCACGGTCTTCAATGCTAATGTGAATCTGCTCTGTGCGGTGACCCTCATCTTGGAATCCAGTGGTGTGG GGACTTTCCTCACCTCCCTGCAACTGGACAGTTTAACTTCCCTTCAGTCATCAGAGAGGGGCTTCGCCTGGATCGTCTCACAGGTCGTCTACTACCTTCTCGTCTGTTACTATGCCTTCATCCAG GGCTGTCGGCTGAAGCGGCAGAGGCTGGCGTTCTTCACTAGGAAAAGGAACCTCCTGGACACAAGCATCGTCCTCATTAGCTTCAGCATCCTGGGCCTCAGCATGCAGAGCCTCTCTCTACTTCACAAAAAGATGCAGCAGTACCACTGTGACCGGGACAG GTTCATCAGTTTCTACGAGGCACTGAGAGTGAACTCTGCAGTCACCCACCTCAGGGGCTTCCTGCTTCTCTTCGCAACTGTGCGGGTCTGGGACCTACTGCGACATCATGCCCAGTTACAGGTCATCAACAAGACACTGTCCAAAGCCTGGGACGAGGTGCTGGGCTTTATACTGATCATCGTGGTCCTGTTAAGCAGCTATGCCATGACT TTCAACCTGCTGTTTGGATGGAGCATCTCTGACTACCAGAGCTTCTTCAGATCTATAGTGACTGTTGTTGGCCTCTTGATGGGAACTTCAAAGCACAAGGAG GTTATTGCTCTATACCCAATCCTGGGCTCCCTTTTGGTTCTCAGTAGCATCATCTTGATGGGACTTGTGATCATTAATCTTTTTGTTTCTGCCATTCTCATTGCCtttgggaaagaaaggaaggcctGTGAGGTAAGTAACCAAACTGGAAAGTGTAGTGACGCTTCCAACACTGCGAACCTTCAATCCAGTCCCTCATGGTGGGaggaccccaaccataaaattatcttcatcGCTACttcctgtcattttgctactcttatgaatcataatataaatatgttttctgatggtcgtAGGCGACCCCGGTGA